In Deltaproteobacteria bacterium, the DNA window GGCTTGTTCATTTCCATCAGCTTTGTTTCCCAGTTATTCAGGATCTCTTTGGCAGTAAACATTAATTCGATTTCCTTTTAATAACGAAACGCCCAATTGATGCGTGCCAGTTTATAAGGGTTTAAAAAGAAGGCTGGGGAAAGTGAATAAACCTATGAGGGTTCTTTTCTTATCTCGAGCCTATTTAAAAATAGGCAATAAAACTCCCTCTGTCAAGGGGAAAAACAAAAATAATAAAATTAATAATATCAATAAGTTAGCCACAGAGGACACAGAGATCACAGAGTCTTAAAACCATGATTAAGAAAAGTAAAGTATACGTGTCAAGTGCCTAAAGTGTCTCAAGTGATCCCGCCGCAGGCGGGACTAAAGTTGAAAGAAGGAAATTCCTATACAATCAAGTTATTGGCGAATAAGAATAAGTCGTTTGCGGATAGGAGCCATGACCGACGCTGCAACAACGGTTTTCAAAATATCGCCGGGGATAAACACCAGAAGGCCTATTTTTAATGTTGTGGATATGGAGACGGGTTTATGGACGATGAAGTTGAGGTTGAAATAGAGGTAAGAGATGCCCAATATATAAATAGCCGCCTGCCCCATGAGCAGGGCGGCCAACGTGCGGGAGAAACTTAAGCTTTCTTCTTTTTCAACTATTTTGCCGATGACGAAAGCTCCGGCGATGAAGCCAACCAGGAAACCGAAAGAAGGTTGTAAAACGTATCCCGGCCCACCTCCCTGAGCAAAAATCGGGAGCCCAATGAGACCTATGGTCAGATATAGGAGCTGACTTAAGGCTCCCAGGCGGCTTCCGAGGATTAAACCGGCAGACATAACCATGAGGGTTTGCAGGGTAAGGGGAACGTGCGGAATGGGAATCTTAATGAAAGCCCCCACGGCCGTGAGGGCGGTAAAAAGTGAAACCATGACGATGGCTCGAATTCTATTTCTCATCTTCTTGCGGCTCCATAAAAAGTAGTTTTCCATCCTATTAAAGATTCTGGAGAAAGTCAAACTTCCTTTTTTAAAACCTGGGGGGAATGCTGCCTTATCCGAAATATCTTGACAGGTAAAAAGTGATGGAGTAAGTTGCACGCTGTAGCTCCACCCTGGTTTACCCTGGCAAAGTAGAAAGATCATCAAAATCTTAAAATTATCAACCTGACCTTTTTTAACTTCCGGAGTTTCTTGGTGGAAGAGAACAAGAAAAAAAGGGGCAGATTGGACCTGCCTGCTGAACGGAAGCTCATCACTGTGATGTTCGCCGACATTGCCGGGTTCACCGGCCTGGCCGAGACAATGGACCCAGAACAAGTTCGCGACTTGATGAACGCCTGCTTCGAACAGCTGGTGCCGGCTGTGACCCAGTACGGGGGCACAGTGGATAAATTCATCGGCGACGAAATTATGGCGCTCTTTGGCGCGCCCGTCGCCCACGAAAACGACCCCGAACGCGCTCTCCGCGCTGCGTTAAGCATGCAGGAGGCGATCACGGCGTTTAATGCGGCCCACGGCCTTCATCTGGAAGCCCACTTTGGCATCAACACCGGTTTAGTCATCGCCGGGAGCATCGGAACCAGCAGCCAGCAGAATTATTCGGTCATGGGCGATGCGGTGAACCTGGCCGCCCATTTGGGGCACCTATCCCAGCGAGGCGAGATTCTGGTCGGACCGGACACCTACCGGCGGACCCATCACCTCTTTTCCTTTAAAGCTCTCGGCCCCCTCCGGGTGAAAGGGAAGGCTGACCCCGTTCCGGTCTATAAACTCATGGGTCTACGGGCCCAACCGGGTTCCTGGCGCGGGCTGGAAGGGCGGGGAATCAGTTCTCCGCTGGTGGGGCGCGATGAGGAAGTTGCTTCCTTCACCCACTGCCTTGATCGCTTGCTGGGCGGCCAGGGCAGCCTCGTATCCATTAGCGGAGAGGCCGGCCTGGGCAAATCCCGGCTGGTGGCGGAAGTCAGGCGCCAGATGGCCCACCAATCCCTTTTGTGGCTTGAAGGCCGTACCCTCTCCTTCAGCAAGACCATCAGCTATTGGCCCTTTTTAGAGATCATCCAGGCCGACACAGGCATTACCGCTGAGGATCACGAAGGGCAACGGTGGGCGAAACTCGAACGCCGCATTTGCTCATTATTTCCTGAAGAATCAACTGAAATTCTTCCGTATCTGGCCACTTTACTGTCTTTGAACGTTCCCGGAAACTTAGCGGAACGGGTTAAGTATTTAGACGGCGAGACAATGGGACGTCAGGTTTTTCGCAGTACCCGAAGATTTTTCGCCCGATTAGCTCAAGAGCGGCCGTTAGTCCTTATTTTTGAAGATCTACAATGGATTGATCACTCCTCTGCCTTGTTGCTGGAACACCTTCTGCCCCTCGTTCGCGAAGTGCCCCTGCTCATATGTAGCGTGGGCCGCCCTGATTCAGAATCCCCGTCAACCCGCCTGCGGGAGATCGCGGTCAAGGACTATGCCGACTGCTATAAGGAAATTGCCCTTATACCCCTTTCTCCGGCGGAGAGTGCTCAACTGGTTCACAACCTACTGCCAATCGATGCTTTAATACCCCGCCTGCGAGAGGGGCTTCTCCATAAGGCCGAAGGAAATCCTTTTTTCCTCGAGGAAATGATTCGGGTGCTGATCGACCTTGGCGCTTTTGTCCGTGATAGGAATACGGGGCGTTGGCAGGCCACGGCGCAGGTCGCCCAGGTCACCATCCCTGACACCCTGCAAGGAGTGGTCATGGCCCGGATTGACCGGTTGGATGATGAGATGAAACAAGTCTTCAAGCTGGCCTCGGTCATCGGGCGTATCTTTTTCTATCGCGTGCTGCGGGGAATCATGGAGGCAGACCAAGAATTGGATCGCCACTTAGCGGAGTTGCAGAACCTTGAACTCATCCGCGAAAAGAGGCGGATTCCGGAGCTGGAATACATTTTTAAACACGCCCTCGTCCAGGAAGCCGCCTACGAAAGCATTCTGCTGCAGCGACGAAGAGAGCTGCACCAGCAAGTAGGAGAATGCGTGGAAGCACTCTTTGCGGACCGTCTGGACGAATTCTACGGTTTGCTGGCCTACCATTACACGCGGGCCGAGGAGTGGGAGAAGGCCCAGGATTATCTGTTCAAAGCTGGCGACCAAGCAGGAAAAATAGCGGCAGATGCCGAAGCCTTGGAGCATTACCGCCAGGCCCTGGCGGCCCACACTCGTGCCTTCGGTAACCGCTGGGACCCCTTGCAACGGGCGATATTGGAACGCAAGATGGGAGAAGCATTGTTCCGGCGCGGGCAGAACCAGTCGGCCCGAGAGTACCTGCTCCGGGCATTGATCTCCCTGGGAAGCCCTTATCCTGTTTCTTCCCAGGGCGTTCGCCTGGCCATCGGGAAAGAACTGGTCCACCAGGCCAGACACCGGTTGTCATCCCGGCTTAGGTGGAAACGTCTGCCTGAAGGGGCTGATGGGTTCGCCCAGGAACGGTGTCGCATCTATTCTGTAATGGGTTGGATGGACTATTTCATGGACCCCGAGCGCCTCGTGCTGGATTCCCTCTTGGAGTTGAATCTTGCTGAGCAAAGCGGCCTTGCTGTGGATAGAGTGTTGGCCTCAATGGGTGTAGGGCTAGTTTGCGACGCGATTCCTGTACCTTGGCTGGCCCGTTTCTACCACTCGCGGGCCGTAGCTCTGGCAGAAAAAACTCAGCAACCCATAGCGCTGGGCCAGGCATATCTTGGCTTGGCGCTTCATGAACACCACGCTTTAGGTAAAGGGAAAAGGGCCCTCGAACACTATCGGCGTTCGGCTACGGCCTATTGGGAAGCAGGCCATTTGCGCAGGTGGGCAGGCGTGAAAATGGCTGAAAGCCTCCTCTGGTTCCGAGAAAACTTGACCGACCACCTCAACCTTTGCCAGGAAATTATTCGAGTCAGCCAGGATGCGGCTGATCACCAGGCGTGGGGCTGGGGGTTATTTATGTTGGCTACCACCTTGGATCAAGCGGGAGCATTGGATGAGGCTATAGCGAAGATGCAACAGGCTCTTGACCTGCTCAAGAGCGTTCCGGACTACCAAGTTGTCGTATTTGCCAGCGGAATCCTGGGAAGGTGCTACCTCCGGCAGGGAAATATCCAGCAGGCTCTATCTGTATTGGAGGAAGGTTGTCAACTGGTCAGGAAATATCGCTTGCGAGGTTTTTCCTGCGTGCCGGTGCGCCTTCACTTGGCCCAGGCTTATCTGCTCAGCGCAGAGCAGCTGGGGGAGCCCGCAAGGGGCGTGGCAATGAAAAAGGCCAAACAGGCTTGTAAGATAGCTTTAAAACAGGCCAAGTTCG includes these proteins:
- a CDS encoding biotin transporter BioY encodes the protein MRNRIRAIVMVSLFTALTAVGAFIKIPIPHVPLTLQTLMVMSAGLILGSRLGALSQLLYLTIGLIGLPIFAQGGGPGYVLQPSFGFLVGFIAGAFVIGKIVEKEESLSFSRTLAALLMGQAAIYILGISYLYFNLNFIVHKPVSISTTLKIGLLVFIPGDILKTVVAASVMAPIRKRLILIRQ
- a CDS encoding adenylate/guanylate cyclase domain-containing protein, whose translation is MEENKKKRGRLDLPAERKLITVMFADIAGFTGLAETMDPEQVRDLMNACFEQLVPAVTQYGGTVDKFIGDEIMALFGAPVAHENDPERALRAALSMQEAITAFNAAHGLHLEAHFGINTGLVIAGSIGTSSQQNYSVMGDAVNLAAHLGHLSQRGEILVGPDTYRRTHHLFSFKALGPLRVKGKADPVPVYKLMGLRAQPGSWRGLEGRGISSPLVGRDEEVASFTHCLDRLLGGQGSLVSISGEAGLGKSRLVAEVRRQMAHQSLLWLEGRTLSFSKTISYWPFLEIIQADTGITAEDHEGQRWAKLERRICSLFPEESTEILPYLATLLSLNVPGNLAERVKYLDGETMGRQVFRSTRRFFARLAQERPLVLIFEDLQWIDHSSALLLEHLLPLVREVPLLICSVGRPDSESPSTRLREIAVKDYADCYKEIALIPLSPAESAQLVHNLLPIDALIPRLREGLLHKAEGNPFFLEEMIRVLIDLGAFVRDRNTGRWQATAQVAQVTIPDTLQGVVMARIDRLDDEMKQVFKLASVIGRIFFYRVLRGIMEADQELDRHLAELQNLELIREKRRIPELEYIFKHALVQEAAYESILLQRRRELHQQVGECVEALFADRLDEFYGLLAYHYTRAEEWEKAQDYLFKAGDQAGKIAADAEALEHYRQALAAHTRAFGNRWDPLQRAILERKMGEALFRRGQNQSAREYLLRALISLGSPYPVSSQGVRLAIGKELVHQARHRLSSRLRWKRLPEGADGFAQERCRIYSVMGWMDYFMDPERLVLDSLLELNLAEQSGLAVDRVLASMGVGLVCDAIPVPWLARFYHSRAVALAEKTQQPIALGQAYLGLALHEHHALGKGKRALEHYRRSATAYWEAGHLRRWAGVKMAESLLWFRENLTDHLNLCQEIIRVSQDAADHQAWGWGLFMLATTLDQAGALDEAIAKMQQALDLLKSVPDYQVVVFASGILGRCYLRQGNIQQALSVLEEGCQLVRKYRLRGFSCVPVRLHLAQAYLLSAEQLGEPARGVAMKKAKQACKIALKQAKFDRAAQIAAYRMQGTQEWLRGKPGRAQQWWQRSLGAADALGAMYELGLTYLEMGKFLEDFGHLEKAESIFEELQAKFDWAQAQKLLQQYKSQPAH